A stretch of DNA from Allomeiothermus silvanus DSM 9946:
CACGGCCAGGGGGGACGAAACCGCTCTGGAGGAGCTTTACCGGCGGTATTCGCCTCGGGTCTATGCCCTGTTGCTGCGTATGCTGGGCGCGCGCGAGGAGGCCGAGGAAGTTTTGCAGGATACCTTTGTACAGATTTTCCGGGAAGCCAGGCGCTATCAACCCGACCGGGCGGGCGTGGCGGCTTTCGTCTTCACCATTGCCCGCAACCTGGCGCTTTCGCGTTTGCGCTCGAGGGCAGCCCGGCCCCAGAAAGAAGAAGACCGCGACCTCCACGACCCCGAGCAGGAGTTAGGGCTCTGGCAGGAGAACGACCGGGAGGGGCGGGTGCTGGTCCAGCGGGCGCTAGCTGGGCTGAGCCCGGA
This window harbors:
- a CDS encoding RNA polymerase sigma factor, with protein sequence MPSGHDHHTDAELMICTARGDETALEELYRRYSPRVYALLLRMLGAREEAEEVLQDTFVQIFREARRYQPDRAGVAAFVFTIARNLALSRLRSRAARPQKEEDRDLHDPEQELGLWQENDREGRVLVQRALAGLSPEERQLLEESFYWGYSHPELAERHNVPLGTVKTKIRRALLKLREFLSGAQVREGGE